In a genomic window of Dyadobacter fermentans DSM 18053:
- a CDS encoding type III restriction-modification system endonuclease has translation MKLQFKEQSFQLDAVQAITDCFLGQPRETNRFTLEKSKELIAKARSASKGQFGMDLEVEELIGYRNRQIQITEDQLLENIQQVQRQNDITQSKSLEKPKGVKKGYQFTVEMETGTGKTYTYIRTMYELHQLYGWSKFIVVVPSIAIREGVYKSFQVMQDHFQERYGHRISPFIYNSSRPQDIESFASDSRISVMIINTQAFNAKGKDARRIYMELDQFGTRKPIEIIAQTNPILIIDEPQSVEGDKTLESMQDFNPLFTLRYSATHKFEYNKVYRLDALDAYNKKLVKKIQVKGINIKGTTGTSGYLYLEQIQLSTSRPPLAVLEYEKRNGTGVRRVREKLEKGANLFELSGEMPQYKNWLLEEVDGYFNRVVINGKIIEAGEAIGDLDEKAFRRIQIRETISSHLKKERELFDKGIKVLSLFFIDTVDKYRIYDKEGNPGLGEYAQMFEEEYVQLRNEYLDLFYPDYNQYLQRDPAERVHNGYFSIDKQRKMIDPLVKRGSEETDDISAYDLIMKDKERLLSFDEPTRFIFSHSALKEGWDNPNVFQICTLKHSDASIRRRQEVGRGMRLSVNKHGIRQDEEAIGEQVHEINKLTIIASESYEEFARGLQSEIAATLKDRPQKATVEFLTGKLLTDEHGNQKRLTFEEAKKLNKYLYKEDVLDDDDKITDDGRRLVEENNIPLPDQLEAFRDSINQLLRSVYMGEAIKPENDRQSITIQTNSNFHKKEFQKLWNKINLKTIYEVQFNSEKLVSDAKIRINADLNISERTYEIRSGELEESTKEQLQEKNAFQETSRQHKKLNSDVYTNTRYDVVGEIVKHTNLTRKTIVEILKSIDTSKFLMIRKNPEEFIARTSKLINEVKASLIINNIVYHKVDDRHDAKTVFVNDKSVIRQSEILKKHVYDFLTTDSQTEARFAEALENSNHVQVYAKLPKSFYITTPVANYSPDWAIVFDKDTIRHIYFVAETKGTDSDLELREIEKLKIHCAGEHFKAISGQEMKFSKVSNYQQMLEIVQVK, from the coding sequence ATGAAACTACAATTTAAAGAGCAAAGCTTTCAGTTAGATGCTGTTCAGGCCATCACCGACTGCTTTCTGGGGCAACCCAGAGAAACGAACCGTTTTACACTGGAAAAAAGCAAGGAACTGATTGCCAAAGCAAGGTCGGCAAGCAAAGGTCAGTTTGGTATGGATCTGGAGGTAGAGGAGCTGATCGGGTACCGAAACCGGCAGATCCAGATTACCGAAGATCAGTTACTAGAGAACATTCAGCAGGTTCAGCGGCAAAATGATATCACTCAAAGTAAATCCCTTGAAAAACCCAAAGGTGTAAAAAAGGGCTATCAGTTCACCGTTGAAATGGAGACTGGAACGGGTAAAACGTACACCTATATCCGCACCATGTATGAACTGCACCAGCTTTATGGCTGGAGTAAGTTTATTGTGGTTGTTCCCAGTATTGCAATCCGTGAAGGGGTCTATAAGTCGTTCCAGGTGATGCAAGACCACTTCCAGGAGCGATACGGACACCGCATTAGCCCATTTATTTATAACTCATCTCGTCCACAGGACATTGAGAGTTTTGCGTCGGATAGCCGCATTAGTGTGATGATCATCAATACGCAGGCATTTAATGCTAAAGGTAAAGATGCACGTCGTATTTATATGGAACTTGATCAGTTCGGCACTCGAAAGCCCATCGAGATTATCGCTCAGACTAATCCCATTCTGATTATTGATGAACCACAATCGGTAGAAGGCGATAAAACCTTGGAGAGTATGCAGGATTTCAACCCGCTTTTTACACTCCGTTATTCCGCTACCCATAAATTTGAGTATAACAAGGTATATCGTCTCGATGCACTGGATGCCTATAACAAGAAGCTCGTAAAGAAAATCCAGGTAAAAGGTATCAACATCAAAGGTACTACGGGTACCAGTGGATATCTATATCTGGAACAAATCCAGCTTTCTACCTCACGTCCCCCACTTGCTGTCTTGGAGTACGAAAAGCGTAATGGGACGGGCGTCAGGCGGGTACGCGAGAAACTTGAAAAAGGAGCCAACCTGTTTGAACTTTCCGGCGAAATGCCCCAGTATAAAAACTGGCTGTTAGAGGAGGTTGATGGCTATTTTAACCGGGTGGTGATCAATGGGAAAATAATTGAAGCCGGAGAGGCTATTGGCGATCTGGACGAAAAGGCATTCCGGCGAATACAAATCCGCGAAACGATCAGTTCTCATTTAAAAAAAGAACGAGAGCTTTTTGACAAGGGAATCAAGGTACTATCGCTCTTCTTCATAGATACAGTAGATAAATACCGTATCTATGATAAGGAAGGTAATCCTGGTTTAGGTGAATATGCCCAGATGTTTGAGGAGGAATACGTTCAACTAAGGAACGAATATCTAGATCTGTTCTATCCCGATTACAATCAATATCTGCAACGTGATCCGGCAGAGAGGGTGCACAACGGGTATTTTTCCATTGATAAGCAACGGAAAATGATTGACCCCTTAGTAAAGCGGGGAAGTGAAGAGACGGATGATATCAGCGCTTATGACTTGATTATGAAGGATAAGGAGCGATTGCTAAGTTTTGACGAACCCACCCGCTTCATTTTTTCGCATTCTGCCTTGAAAGAAGGATGGGACAATCCGAACGTCTTTCAAATTTGTACCCTCAAGCATTCGGATGCGTCCATTCGCCGCCGTCAGGAAGTAGGGCGCGGTATGCGTCTTTCGGTCAATAAACATGGCATACGGCAGGACGAAGAGGCCATTGGCGAGCAGGTACATGAAATCAATAAACTGACGATTATCGCCTCTGAAAGCTATGAAGAATTTGCCCGAGGCCTGCAATCAGAAATTGCCGCGACCTTAAAAGATCGACCTCAAAAAGCGACCGTTGAATTTTTGACTGGTAAACTTTTGACTGACGAGCATGGAAATCAAAAACGCCTGACCTTCGAAGAAGCGAAAAAGTTGAACAAGTATCTTTATAAAGAGGATGTTTTGGACGATGACGATAAAATTACGGATGATGGACGGAGGTTGGTTGAAGAAAACAATATCCCCCTTCCTGACCAATTGGAAGCATTTCGGGATAGCATAAATCAATTGCTACGATCCGTTTATATGGGCGAAGCCATCAAACCTGAGAATGACCGGCAAAGCATTACAATTCAGACGAACAGTAACTTTCATAAGAAGGAATTTCAGAAGCTTTGGAATAAGATCAACCTGAAAACCATTTATGAAGTACAGTTTAACTCGGAAAAGCTGGTTTCTGATGCCAAAATTCGGATAAACGCAGATTTGAATATTTCGGAGCGTACGTATGAAATCCGCAGCGGAGAGCTGGAGGAGAGTACGAAAGAGCAGTTGCAGGAAAAGAATGCCTTTCAGGAGACTTCCCGCCAACACAAGAAGCTCAATTCCGATGTCTATACAAATACAAGATATGATGTGGTTGGAGAGATTGTCAAACATACCAACCTTACCCGAAAAACCATCGTCGAGATATTAAAGAGCATTGACACGAGCAAGTTCCTGATGATCCGGAAAAATCCAGAGGAGTTTATAGCCCGAACCAGCAAGCTAATCAATGAAGTTAAGGCCAGTCTGATCATCAATAACATCGTCTATCACAAAGTTGATGACAGGCATGATGCTAAAACCGTATTTGTGAATGACAAATCCGTTATTCGGCAGTCAGAAATATTGAAAAAGCATGTTTATGACTTTCTGACTACTGATTCACAAACCGAAGCACGTTTTGCCGAAGCATTGGAAAACAGCAACCATGTTCAGGTATACGCTAAGCTTCCGAAAAGTTTTTACATTACCACGCCTGTCGCTAATTATAGTCCTGACTGGGCGATTGTGTTTGATAAGGACACTATCCGCCACATCTATTTTGTAGCAGAAACCAAGGGTACGGATTCAGACCTAGAGCTACGCGAGATAGAAAAGCTGAAAATCCATTGTGCCGGGGAACATTTCAAAGCAATCAGTGGACAAGAGATGAAGTTTTCAAAAGTCAGCAACTACCAGCAAATGCTGGAAATAGTGCAAGTGAAATAA
- a CDS encoding site-specific DNA-methyltransferase, with protein MPYLSEEDRLDMASPDLVSKNLEALAALFPNCITETENGKAVDFDLLKQELSHQVIEGNKERYRLEWPGKREAIVTANLPTTKTLRPSREHSVNFDETENLFIEGDNLDVLKLLQESYFGKIKMIYIDPPYNTGKDFVYKDNFSRDTQAELFEGGQKDEYNHRLIVNPETSGRYHSDWLSMMYPRLKLARNLLGDNGVIFISIDENEVKNLLSLCDEIFGEQNALGNFIWKKKAGGGDDSSQIALEHEYVAFYAKAKESVQLGQIEHESPSMTAKYNKVENGRRYYLERLDKTSLTYSKSMDFPIVAPDGTEIYPPQPDLRNRTTIWRWSKDKIETEKSEIEFHRDKKTGEWRVYTRTWESLDGVTPRSLLVENIHGRNRDGGQELAKLIGPKIFSNPKPLRLLKHLIRVANLGPDDIVLDFFAGSASMAHAILDSNSSENSHRKFIMVQLPEPTPNESGAYINGYTDICQIGRERIRQVGKALGEQYDQKRTAELDFRDRSEKRPDIGFRAFRLDSSNMQDVYYRPQDYQQDQMDIFTDNIKPDRTADDLLAQVMLDWGLPLSYKIEQLFVLDKKVFRVAQDSLLACFDKGIDEAFAKEIASYKPLRIVFRDQSFKDDTAKENVRQLLKQLSPDTEMRVI; from the coding sequence ATGCCCTATTTATCAGAGGAAGACCGTCTTGACATGGCCAGCCCCGATCTGGTGAGTAAGAACCTAGAAGCACTTGCTGCCCTATTTCCGAACTGTATCACTGAGACGGAAAACGGCAAAGCTGTTGACTTTGATCTGCTGAAGCAGGAACTCAGTCATCAAGTGATTGAAGGCAACAAAGAACGTTATCGTCTGGAATGGCCCGGCAAGCGGGAGGCCATTGTCACGGCAAACCTGCCGACTACGAAGACTCTACGTCCAAGCCGTGAACACTCCGTTAACTTTGATGAAACAGAAAACCTGTTTATCGAGGGCGATAACCTAGATGTACTGAAGCTGTTGCAGGAAAGTTATTTCGGGAAGATCAAGATGATCTACATTGATCCACCTTATAATACAGGCAAGGACTTCGTCTATAAAGACAACTTTTCGAGAGATACACAGGCTGAGCTATTTGAAGGTGGTCAGAAGGACGAATACAACCACCGTTTAATTGTAAACCCCGAGACCTCAGGAAGATATCATTCGGATTGGTTAAGTATGATGTACCCAAGATTAAAACTTGCAAGAAACTTACTCGGGGACAATGGAGTAATCTTTATTTCAATCGATGAAAACGAAGTAAAAAACCTTCTATCGCTATGTGATGAAATATTTGGAGAACAAAATGCATTGGGGAATTTCATATGGAAAAAGAAAGCGGGTGGTGGTGACGATAGCAGCCAAATTGCCTTAGAGCATGAGTATGTCGCTTTTTACGCAAAGGCAAAAGAAAGTGTCCAGCTTGGACAAATCGAACATGAAAGCCCTTCGATGACTGCTAAGTACAATAAAGTGGAAAACGGAAGGAGATATTATCTAGAAAGACTCGACAAGACGAGCTTGACTTACAGCAAATCGATGGACTTTCCAATAGTTGCTCCAGATGGCACTGAAATATATCCACCGCAGCCAGATCTAAGGAATAGGACAACAATTTGGAGATGGAGCAAGGACAAAATTGAAACGGAAAAAAGTGAGATAGAATTTCATAGGGATAAAAAAACCGGAGAGTGGAGGGTCTATACACGTACTTGGGAGTCTCTTGATGGAGTTACCCCTAGAAGTCTTTTAGTTGAGAATATACACGGTAGAAATCGAGATGGTGGACAAGAATTAGCTAAGTTAATAGGCCCAAAGATTTTTAGTAACCCTAAACCATTACGGCTTTTGAAACACTTAATTCGAGTGGCAAACTTAGGCCCAGATGATATTGTGCTTGATTTTTTTGCAGGTTCGGCGTCAATGGCGCATGCCATTCTAGATTCAAACAGTAGTGAAAACTCGCATCGAAAATTCATCATGGTGCAACTTCCAGAACCAACTCCTAATGAATCGGGAGCATACATTAACGGGTACACAGATATTTGTCAGATAGGCAGGGAACGCATCCGACAAGTAGGAAAAGCGCTGGGCGAACAGTACGATCAAAAGAGAACGGCAGAACTGGATTTTAGGGATCGGAGCGAGAAACGACCAGACATAGGTTTTCGTGCATTCCGCTTAGATTCCAGTAATATGCAAGATGTATATTACCGTCCGCAGGATTATCAACAGGATCAAATGGACATATTTACAGACAATATCAAACCTGATCGTACGGCTGATGATCTATTAGCCCAAGTAATGCTGGACTGGGGCTTGCCGCTTTCCTATAAGATTGAGCAACTGTTTGTACTTGATAAAAAGGTGTTCCGCGTTGCCCAGGACTCATTGCTAGCCTGTTTCGATAAGGGAATAGATGAGGCCTTTGCAAAGGAAATAGCATCCTATAAACCGCTGCGAATTGTGTTTCGGGACCAGAGTTTCAAAGATGATACAGCAAAGGAAAATGTTCGCCAGTTGTTGAAGCAATTGAGCCCTGATACTGAAATGCGTGTGATTTAA
- a CDS encoding plasmid mobilization protein: MESKRKGRPPKEEKVVRRDHFSVWVTKDEKARINQLIEKSGLSASQFFLTLALDTPIKRPQKKTLPARTAEMIKTLEQLSGILSLAVLKTKDHQMQSQQWMQSSRYVRLLSQIITLWVFEDFEIRTFSKTLNKVQEWMRQLRLYIRRVLPDSHNKTSIMETTENLFHSAKELLAKYERHYQPAEMTAQLSSWKSDVSSNPDLVHRMIEEKVTAMLKRLDA; the protein is encoded by the coding sequence ATGGAAAGCAAAAGAAAAGGAAGACCACCGAAAGAGGAGAAGGTTGTGAGAAGGGATCACTTTTCTGTATGGGTTACCAAAGATGAAAAAGCGAGGATTAACCAGTTGATCGAGAAGAGCGGACTTTCAGCAAGTCAGTTCTTTCTCACGCTCGCATTGGATACTCCCATCAAACGACCGCAAAAAAAGACACTTCCCGCCAGGACGGCAGAAATGATCAAGACACTTGAACAGCTCAGCGGCATTTTGTCGCTTGCTGTTTTGAAAACGAAGGATCATCAAATGCAAAGTCAGCAATGGATGCAAAGCAGTCGGTACGTGCGGCTACTTTCACAAATCATAACCTTATGGGTGTTTGAAGACTTTGAGATCAGGACGTTCTCAAAGACGCTCAACAAAGTTCAGGAATGGATGCGTCAGCTCAGATTATACATCCGCCGCGTGTTGCCGGATTCTCATAACAAAACCAGCATTATGGAAACGACTGAGAATCTGTTTCATAGTGCCAAGGAGCTGCTGGCAAAATATGAGCGCCACTACCAACCAGCGGAAATGACCGCCCAGCTTTCGTCATGGAAATCCGATGTATCAAGCAATCCGGATCTCGTACATCGGATGATTGAAGAAAAAGTTACCGCAATGCTTAAACGTCTTGATGCATGA
- a CDS encoding relaxase/mobilization nuclease domain-containing protein, translating into MIGKVGLGNFAKGILSYCYYEKELSAKQAKQMTLDDVRGELIYIQHLGISTLKDGRLDLDYLAKQMLDNRDKNRNLNKYVWHQSFSFPPGEDPPEEKLTTLAQEFAKEFGFTENQMLVFRHNDTKHKHIHIVANRINYNGKNTADHFKNYARTGEFSRRMEMELGLTITPDMSLNQNVKQQVPTQDTAIIKLRNLVDQTLAKVSAFDDFANQMLAHGFKTYRGRGVAFFNMQNRMKVKGSDLGKDYSLQNLEKRMGMGMPQALLPIKKKKKSRRKQQGLGM; encoded by the coding sequence ATGATCGGAAAAGTCGGACTGGGTAATTTCGCGAAAGGAATATTGAGCTATTGCTACTACGAAAAAGAATTGTCGGCAAAGCAAGCGAAGCAAATGACGCTCGACGATGTTCGGGGAGAGCTCATCTATATCCAGCATCTTGGCATCAGCACGTTGAAGGACGGCAGACTGGATTTGGATTACCTGGCAAAACAGATGCTGGACAATAGGGACAAGAACAGAAACCTTAATAAATATGTATGGCATCAGTCATTCAGCTTTCCACCGGGCGAAGATCCGCCCGAAGAGAAGTTGACTACGCTCGCGCAAGAGTTTGCAAAGGAATTTGGTTTCACAGAAAATCAAATGCTTGTATTCCGGCACAACGACACGAAACACAAGCATATCCATATCGTGGCCAACCGTATAAACTACAATGGCAAAAACACTGCTGACCATTTCAAAAACTATGCACGAACGGGTGAGTTTTCAAGAAGAATGGAAATGGAGCTCGGGCTGACCATAACTCCCGACATGAGCCTGAATCAGAACGTAAAACAGCAAGTCCCGACACAAGACACTGCGATCATTAAACTAAGAAATCTAGTCGACCAAACGCTGGCAAAGGTATCCGCATTTGACGACTTCGCTAACCAAATGCTCGCTCATGGTTTCAAAACGTATAGAGGGAGAGGTGTAGCTTTTTTCAATATGCAGAATCGGATGAAAGTGAAAGGTTCTGACCTGGGTAAAGACTATTCATTGCAAAATCTCGAAAAGCGAATGGGTATGGGGATGCCGCAAGCTTTATTACCTATTAAAAAGAAGAAAAAGTCTCGCAGGAAGCAACAGGGATTAGGTATGTAA
- a CDS encoding antirestriction protein ArdA has product MKSLENAPRIYVGTYGMYNSGSLFGKWFDLTDYADAKEFYQNCYEYHRNEFDPELMFQDWENIPEFLISECSLDDKAFDYFQALYEMDDDTAEAFKIYSEQINSWPGNGKVLGDQVESFQESYRGYFGGSMKDAKIEYTYQYIEETGLLADVPATLERYFDYEAFARDLFLEGYTEVDGYVFADY; this is encoded by the coding sequence ATGAAATCATTAGAAAATGCTCCAAGAATCTATGTAGGTACTTACGGAATGTACAACAGCGGTTCACTCTTTGGGAAATGGTTTGATTTGACAGACTATGCTGATGCAAAGGAGTTTTACCAGAATTGCTATGAATACCATAGGAATGAGTTCGATCCAGAATTGATGTTCCAAGACTGGGAAAACATTCCGGAATTCCTGATCTCCGAATGCAGTTTAGATGATAAGGCGTTTGATTACTTCCAGGCGCTGTACGAGATGGATGATGATACAGCGGAAGCATTCAAGATTTACTCCGAACAGATTAATAGCTGGCCTGGGAATGGAAAAGTGTTAGGCGATCAAGTCGAAAGTTTTCAGGAGAGCTACCGGGGGTACTTTGGTGGATCGATGAAGGATGCGAAGATAGAGTACACTTACCAGTACATTGAGGAGACAGGATTGTTAGCAGATGTACCTGCGACGCTTGAAAGGTATTTTGATTACGAGGCCTTTGCTCGTGACTTGTTTTTGGAAGGATATACCGAGGTGGATGGATATGTGTTTGCTGACTATTAA
- a CDS encoding endonuclease I family protein, with the protein MVDLHPDNLLRSVYHPETAFDPNALIAMDQQIDFLREKKREQFDCLEMSNAEFEQQIRRELPYNCEHVIPQSWFGHNAPMVGDLHHLFACELVCIAFRQNYPYYDFQGYGTNDFDKPRCGLVDNVNGLNEQKFKPIENKGAVARAVLYFLVRYPGIIGNRYKFEDVAMLVRWHENNPVTLYELHRNQSIYKLQGNRNPFVDFPELAANVDFRHTFDLKSTTNTFSTEITPQDETAANEFGGAGVNLIQDCPVNPSAQWNVWRCRKSEKIVGTN; encoded by the coding sequence TTGGTAGATCTGCATCCTGATAATTTGCTTCGCAGCGTATACCATCCAGAGACAGCCTTTGATCCTAATGCGTTAATCGCTATGGATCAGCAGATTGATTTTTTACGGGAAAAGAAACGCGAGCAATTTGATTGCCTCGAAATGTCTAATGCCGAATTCGAGCAGCAGATACGGCGCGAGCTCCCTTACAATTGCGAGCATGTAATTCCGCAGAGTTGGTTTGGGCATAATGCGCCCATGGTGGGGGACCTACACCACCTGTTTGCATGCGAACTTGTTTGTATCGCGTTTCGTCAAAATTATCCATACTATGATTTTCAAGGATATGGTACCAATGATTTCGATAAACCGCGATGTGGGCTGGTGGACAATGTAAATGGTTTGAACGAGCAAAAATTTAAGCCTATCGAAAACAAGGGTGCGGTGGCAAGAGCTGTATTGTATTTTTTAGTGCGATATCCGGGGATAATTGGAAATAGATATAAATTTGAGGATGTTGCGATGCTGGTTCGATGGCATGAAAATAATCCCGTTACCTTGTATGAGCTCCATCGAAATCAGTCTATTTACAAATTACAGGGAAACCGCAACCCATTTGTCGATTTCCCTGAGCTTGCCGCGAATGTAGATTTCAGGCATACATTCGACCTTAAATCGACAACAAATACCTTTTCAACAGAGATCACCCCGCAAGATGAAACGGCTGCCAACGAATTCGGAGGTGCGGGAGTGAATTTAATCCAGGACTGCCCTGTAAATCCCAGCGCGCAGTGGAATGTATGGCGTTGCAGAAAGTCTGAAAAAATTGTTGGCACAAATTAA
- a CDS encoding nucleotidyltransferase domain-containing protein translates to MYGLSEKTIKAIHGVFANHPPIERAILYGSRAKGNYRKGSDIDLVLVGAALDLSLIFKIELELDDLMLPYRIDLSAYHQIENRELVEHIDRAGVVFYERVDTSA, encoded by the coding sequence ATGTACGGATTATCAGAAAAAACGATAAAGGCCATTCACGGCGTCTTCGCCAACCATCCCCCAATAGAACGCGCTATTCTATACGGATCCCGTGCAAAAGGAAATTACCGAAAAGGCTCTGATATTGATCTGGTATTGGTGGGCGCGGCGCTTGATTTGTCGCTGATATTCAAAATTGAGCTGGAACTGGATGATTTGATGCTTCCTTATCGGATTGATTTAAGTGCCTATCATCAAATTGAGAATCGGGAGTTGGTGGAGCATATTGATCGGGCTGGGGTGGTGTTTTATGAAAGAGTCGATACATCAGCTTAA